A window of the Juglans microcarpa x Juglans regia isolate MS1-56 chromosome 5D, Jm3101_v1.0, whole genome shotgun sequence genome harbors these coding sequences:
- the LOC121263974 gene encoding heavy metal-associated isoprenylated plant protein 3-like isoform X1: protein MDVKYQGGKNEWEKKANGKVTAVFKMDFHCEGCAKKVKKAARSLGGFEEVKLDCAANKLTVTGKEDPTVMKEMLEKKTKKIVQLVSSQPREDDCGDEKPEEKSETEEEYEKPKEISKVVLKIRLHCEYGCVNELKKIVGKFKGVEKVDVAAGKDLVTVKGTMVVKELAAYLKEKLRRSVEIVEPKNHEGGDERANISDGDEKKKDGRFCVTEVVALLVLMQKKRLLYY, encoded by the exons ATGGATGTG AAATATCAGGGCGGGAAGAATGAGTGGGAGAAGAAGGCCAATGGCAAAGTCACCGCCGTTTTCAAGATGGACTTCCATTGCGAGGGCTGCGCCAAGAAAGTCAAGAAAGCCGCTCGCAGTCTCGGAG GTTTTGAAGAAGTGAAGCTAGATTGTGCGGCAAACAAATTGACGGTAACGGGGAAAGAGGACCCAACGGTGATGAAGGAGATGCTggagaagaagacgaagaagataGTGCAGCTCGTCTCTTCGCAGCCGAGGGAAGACGACTGTGGGGATGAGAAGCCGGAGGAGAAGTCGGAGACGGAAGAAGAATATGAGAAGCCCAAAGAG ATC AGTAAGGTAGTTCTGAAGATCAGACTGCACTGTGAGTACGGTTGCGTCAATGAACTAAAGAAGATCGTGGGGAAGTTCAAAG GAGTTGAGAAGGTGGATGTAGCCGCCGGCAAGGATCTGGTGACGGTGAAGGGCACCATGGTCGTTAAGGAGCTGGCTGCCTACCTCAAAGAGAAGCTGAGGAGGAGCGTCGAGATCGTTGAGCCCAAGAATCACGAAGGCGGAGATGAGAGAGCAAATATATCCGATGGcgatgagaaaaagaaagatggtCGTTTTTGCGTGACGGAAGTTGTGGCATTACTAGTGTTGATGCAGAAGAAGCGGTTGTTGTACTACTAA
- the LOC121263974 gene encoding heavy metal-associated isoprenylated plant protein 3-like isoform X2, producing the protein MDVKYQGGKNEWEKKANGKVTAVFKMDFHCEGCAKKVKKAARSLGGFEEVKLDCAANKLTVTGKEDPTVMKEMLEKKTKKIVQLVSSQPREDDCGDEKPEEKSETEEEYEKPKESKVVLKIRLHCEYGCVNELKKIVGKFKGVEKVDVAAGKDLVTVKGTMVVKELAAYLKEKLRRSVEIVEPKNHEGGDERANISDGDEKKKDGRFCVTEVVALLVLMQKKRLLYY; encoded by the exons ATGGATGTG AAATATCAGGGCGGGAAGAATGAGTGGGAGAAGAAGGCCAATGGCAAAGTCACCGCCGTTTTCAAGATGGACTTCCATTGCGAGGGCTGCGCCAAGAAAGTCAAGAAAGCCGCTCGCAGTCTCGGAG GTTTTGAAGAAGTGAAGCTAGATTGTGCGGCAAACAAATTGACGGTAACGGGGAAAGAGGACCCAACGGTGATGAAGGAGATGCTggagaagaagacgaagaagataGTGCAGCTCGTCTCTTCGCAGCCGAGGGAAGACGACTGTGGGGATGAGAAGCCGGAGGAGAAGTCGGAGACGGAAGAAGAATATGAGAAGCCCAAAGAG AGTAAGGTAGTTCTGAAGATCAGACTGCACTGTGAGTACGGTTGCGTCAATGAACTAAAGAAGATCGTGGGGAAGTTCAAAG GAGTTGAGAAGGTGGATGTAGCCGCCGGCAAGGATCTGGTGACGGTGAAGGGCACCATGGTCGTTAAGGAGCTGGCTGCCTACCTCAAAGAGAAGCTGAGGAGGAGCGTCGAGATCGTTGAGCCCAAGAATCACGAAGGCGGAGATGAGAGAGCAAATATATCCGATGGcgatgagaaaaagaaagatggtCGTTTTTGCGTGACGGAAGTTGTGGCATTACTAGTGTTGATGCAGAAGAAGCGGTTGTTGTACTACTAA